Proteins found in one Quercus robur chromosome 2, dhQueRobu3.1, whole genome shotgun sequence genomic segment:
- the LOC126712414 gene encoding chaperone protein dnaJ 11, chloroplastic-like encodes MISISTSTSFSSAHFTFSKVVSTACSKPIKNRSSLRISAACCTSTAERPATGSHATTTSSLYEVLGIQAGATCQEIKAAYRRLARVVHPDVATNGQRGQTSAGDRFMKVHEAYATLSDPEKRADYDRVLYSRRPTVSYSPLGMSTCTDTMASRFSGYARRRWETDQCW; translated from the coding sequence ATGATTTCAATTTCCACATCAACTTCTTTCTCCTCAGCCCATTTCACTTTTTCAAAGGTTGTCTCCACCGCCTGCTCAAAGCCCATCAAGAACCGTTCATCGCTTCGTATCTCCGCCGCTTGCTGCACATCAACGGCGGAGAGGCCGGCGACTGGGTCCCACGCTACGACAACGTCGTCACTCTACGAGGTCCTTGGGATTCAAGCCGGTGCCACGTGTCAGGAGATTAAGGCTGCATACAGAAGATTGGCTAGGGTTGTGCACCCAGATGTTGCAACTAACGGTCAACGGGGTCAGACCTCAGCTGGGGATCGGTTCATGAAGGTCCACGAAGCCTATGCCACGCTGTCAGACCCGGAGAAACGCGCCGATTACGATCGCGTGCTTTACAGTCGCCGGCCAACTGTGAGTTATTCGCCGCTGGGAATGTCCACGTGTACGGACACGATGGCTTCGCGGTTTTCTGGGTATGCACGGCGGAGATGGGAGACCGATCAATGCTGGTAG
- the LOC126712416 gene encoding ferredoxin--NADP reductase, leaf isozyme, chloroplastic-like, with translation MASAVNASVSLPSSSSSSLTTRASTIYSERVSFSKNIFYSRNVYVGKKMVQIRAQVTTATPAKVEKVSKKDDEGVVVNKFKPKDPYIGKCLLNSKITADDAPGETWHMVFTTEGEVPYREGQSIGVIPDGIDKNGKPHKLRLYSIASSALGDFGNSKTVSLCVKRLVYTNDKGEMVKGVCSNFLCDLKPGADVKITGPVGKEMLMPKDPNATVIMLATGTGIAPFRSFLWKMFFEKHENYKFNGLAWLFLGVPTTSSLLYKEEFAKMKEKAPENFRVDYAVSREQTNDKGEKMYIQTRMAQYAEELWELLKKDNTYVYMCGLKGMEKGIDDIMVSLAAKDGIDWLEYRRQLKKSEQWNVEVY, from the exons atggcttctGCAGTAAATGCATCGGTCTCTTTACCATCTTCCTCTTCATCCTCTCTAACCACCAGAGCTTCTACAATATATTCAGAAAGAGTTAGCTTCAGTAAG AATATCTTCTATTCTAGAAATGTCTACGTTGGTAAGAAAATGGTTCAGATTAGAGCCCAAGTCACTACAGCAACTCCAGCCAAAGTAGAAAAGGTTTCCAAGAAAGATGATGAGGGTGTGGTTGTAAACAAGTTCAAGCCTAAGGATCCTTACATTGGTAAGTGCCTTCTCAACTCCAAAATTACAGCGGACGATGCTCCGGGAGAGACTTGGCACATGGTGTTCACTACTGAGG GGGAAGTTCCTTATAGAGAAGGACAATCCATTGGTGTTATTCCAGATGGCATTGACAAGAATGGGAAACCCCACAAGCTTAGATTGTATTCTATTGCCAGTAGTGCTCTTGGAGACTTTGGGAATTCCAAAACT GTTTCTCTGTGTGTCAAGAGGCTTGTCTACACCAATGATAAAGGAGAGATGGTTAAAGGAGTTTGCTCAAATTTCTTGT GTGACCTGAAGCCTGGGGCTGATGTGAAAATCACAGGACCTGTAGGAAAAGAAATGCTTATGCCAAAAGATCCAAATGCCACAGTTATAATG CTTGCAACCGGAACTGGAATTGCTCCTTTCCGTTCATTcttgtggaagatgttttttgagaagcatgagaacTATAAG TTCAATGGATTGGCTTGGCTCTTTTTGGGTGTTCCAACAACTAGCTCATTGCTCTACAAGGAg GAGTTTGCGAAGATGAAAGAGAAGGCACCAGAAAACTTCAGAGTTGATTATGCAGTGAGCAGAGAACAAACAAATGACAAGGGTGAGAAGATGTATATTCAAACCCGAATGGCACAGTATGCAGAGGAGCTATGGGAGTTACTCAAAAAAGACAACAcctatgtatatatgtgtggaCTCAAGGGAATGGAGAAGGGGATTGATGACATAATGGTCTCTTTGGCTGCTAAAGATG GCATCGATTGGCTTGAATACAGGAGACAATTGAAGAAGTCAGAGCAATGGAATGTTGAAGTCTATTGA
- the LOC126712415 gene encoding chaperone protein dnaJ 11, chloroplastic-like → MISISTSTSFSRAPFVFPKVSSNSIKSRSSLRISAACTSTAERPTTGSHTATTSSLYDVLGIRAGATCQEIKAAYRRLARVVHPDVATKGQRGQTSAGDQFMKVHEAYATLSDPEKRADYDRVLYSRQPNVRFSSLGMSTCTDTMASRFAGYTRRKWETDQCW, encoded by the coding sequence aTGATTTCAATTTCCACATCAACTTCATTCTCCAGAGCCCCTTTCGTTTTCCCAAAGGTTTCCTCAAACTCCATCAAGAGCCGTTCATCACTTCGTATCTCCGCCGCTTGCACATCAACGGCGGAGAGGCCGACTACTGGGTCCCACACTGCTACAACATCGTCACTCTACGATGTCCTTGGGATTCGAGCTGGTGCCACGTGTCAGGAGATTAAGGCTGCGTACAGAAGATTAGCTAGGGTTGTGCACCCCGATGTTGCAACTAAGGGTCAAAGGGGTCAGACCTCAGCTGGGGATCAGTTCATGAAGGTTCATGAAGCCTATGCCACGCTGTCAGACCCTGAGAAACGCGCCGACTACGATCGCGTGCTTTATAGTCGCCAGCCTAATGTGAGGTTTTCTTCGCTGGGAATGTCCACGTGTACGGACACGATGGCTTCGCGATTTGCTGGGTATACACGCCGGAAATGGGAGACAGATCAATGCTGGTAG